Proteins encoded within one genomic window of Oryza brachyantha chromosome 7, ObraRS2, whole genome shotgun sequence:
- the LOC102722786 gene encoding histone-lysine N-methyltransferase family member SUVH2-like: MEMEMERERETSPSSSAPSSASSDSIDLNFLPFLKREPKSEPASPERGPLPLPVVTPPPPAQAQAQAQAQVQAQAQAAASPLPATPDLSAAAVMTPLQSLPPNPEEETLLAEYYRLASLYLSSAGAAGVLVPAPTPEASAGAVVQPGSGSAGKKRRPRSSELVRVSSLSVRDQIYFRDLVRRARITFESLRARLMRDDERAEALGLMGVGGLAAVDRRRVRADLRAAALMGDRDLWLNRDRRIVGPIPGISVGDAFFFRMELCVLGLHGQVQAGIDFLTAGQSSSGEPIATSIIVSGGYEDDDDRGDVLVYTGHGGRDPNLHKHCIDQKLEGGNLALERSMAYGIEIRVIRAVKSKRSPIGKVYFYDGLYKVVDFWLDRGKSGFGVYKYKMLRIEGQEAMGSVNFRLAEQLKVNALTFRPTGYMSFDISLGRESIPVALYNDVDDDRDPLLFEYLARPIFPSSAVQGKFAEGGGGCECTENCSIGCYCAQRNGSEFAYDRVGALLRGKPLVYECGPYCRCPPSCPNRVSQKGLKNRLEVFRSRETGWGVRSLDLIKAGTFICEFSGIVLTHQQSEIMSANGDCLVRPNRFPPRWLDWGDVSDVYPDYVAANNPALADLKFSIDVSRARNVACYFSHSCSPNVFVQFVLFDHYNISYPHLMIFAMENIPPLRELSIDYGMIDEWVGKLTM; encoded by the coding sequence atggagatggagatggagagggagagggagacatcgccttcgtcttcggcgccgtcgtcggcgtcgtccgACTCCATCGACCTTAACTTCCTGCCGTTCCTGAAGAGGGAGCCCAAGTCGGAGCCGGCCTCCCCTGAGCGAGGGCCGCTGCCGTTGCCGGTggtgacgccgccgccgccggcgcaggcccaggcgcaggcgcaggcgcaggtGCAGGCACAGGCACAGGCGGCGGCATCTCCGCTGCCGGCGACGCCCGacctctcggcggcggcggtcatGACGCCGCTGCAGTCGCTGCCGCCGAACCCCGAGGAGGAGACGCTCCTGGCGGAGTACTACCGGCTCGCGAGCCTCTACCTGTCGTCGGCGGGGGCGGCCGGTGTGCTcgtgccggcgccgacgccggaggCCTCCGCGGGGGCGGTGGTGCAGCCCGGGTCGGGCTCCGCGGGGAAGAAGCGCCGGCCGCGGTCGTCGGAGCTGGTGCGGGTGTCGTCGCTGAGCGTGCGGGACCAGATCTACTTCCGGGACCTGGTGCGACGGGCGCGCATCACGTTCGAGTCGCTCCGCGCGAGGCTGATGAGGGACGACGAGCGAGCGGAGGCGCTCGGCCTGATGGGCGTAGGCGGGCTCGCTGCCGTGGATCGCCGCCGTGTCCGTGCCGACCTGCGGGCCGCGGCGCTGATGGGCGACCGGGACCTGTGGCTCAACCGCGACCGCCGAATCGTGGGACCGATCCCGGGGATCTCGGTTGGGGACGCCTTCTTCTTCCGCATGGAGCTGTGTGTTCTAGGTTTACATGGCCAGGTACAGGCTGGGATCGACTTTCTCACGGCTGGGCAATCATCTTCAGGGGAGCCCATAGCCACATCTATCATCGTGTCTGGTGGGTATGAAGACGATGATGATCGCGGTGATGTACTTGTGTACACCGGCCATGGTGGCCGTGACCCCAACCTCCACAAGCATTGTATTGATCAGAAGCTCGAGGGTGGCAACCTTGCCCTTGAGCGTAGCATGGCCTATGGTATTGAGATCCGTGTGATCCGCGCTGTCAAGTCCAAGCGCAGCCCCATCGGCAAGGTATACTTCTATGATGGCCTCTATAAGGTTGTTGACTTCTGGCTTGACCGTGGGAAGTCTGGCTTTGGTGTTTACAAGTACAAAATGCTGCGCATTGAGGGGCAGGAGGCAATGGGCTCTGTAAATTTTAGACTAGCTGAACAGCTTAAGGTCAATGCCCTGACTTTCCGGCCAACAGGGTATATGAGCTTTGATATCTCCTTGGGTCGAGAGAGTATACCGGTTGCACTGTACAATGATGTTGATGACGATCGTGACCCACTTTTATTTGAGTATCTGGCCCGGCCGATATTTCCGTCCTCTGCAGTCCAAGGGAAATTTGCtgagggtggtggtgggtgtgAGTGCACTGAGAATTGCTCAATTGGATGTTATTGTGCACAGAGGAACGGCAGTGAGTTTGCATATGACAGGGTTGGTGCCCTTTTGCGGGGCAAACCACTGGTCTACGAGTGTGGGCCATATTGCCGGTGCCCACCTAGTTGCCCCAACAGGGTTAGTCAGAAGGGGCTTAAGAATCGGCTTGAGGTATTCCGTTCAAGGGAGACTGGATGGGGTGTTCGGTCTTTGGATCTCATTAAGGCTGGAACCTTCATCTGTGAGTTTAGCGGGATAGTGCTCACTCATCAACAGTCAGAGATTATGTCTGCGAATGGTGATTGCTTGGTGCGGCCAAATAGGTTCCCTCCAAGGTGGTTAGATTGGGGTGATGTCTCTGATGTGTATCCAGATTATGTGGCAGCGAATAATCCAGCTCTTGCCGACTTGAAATTTTCAATTGATGTGTCAAGGGCGAGGAATGTGGCTTGTTATTTCAGCCATAGTTGCAGTCCAAATGTGTTTGTCCAGTTTGTGCTGTTTGACCATTACAACATATCATATCCTCACCTCATGATCTTTGCCATGGAGAACATTCCACCATTAAGGgagctaagcattgactatgGAATGATTGATGAatgggtgggaaagttaaccATGTAG